The sequence ATTATGATATTTATTACAGATTTACATATAGAATACAAAAAATATGATTTGGATTCTTAAATTTGCCCCTTCTAAAGCAAATTTCTGGCTCTGCTGCTCCCTCTACTTGTTCTCGCATGTGCAAAGACAGAAAGAAATTAACTTTGGCAGCTTCTACTTTTGTTGTTGCTTTGTCTTCTGGACCATTGTTGAGATTATTCAAAGGTTTTTTGGGCATTCTGTATATATAAACTTTAcatcttttaaaagaaaatgccTACGTTTATTACTacgtaaataaaaaatatacccTTTTAATGCTCCAATATGTAGTTCATTGTGCTACATTTCCAATTTTGTAAAGATTTGTTAGGGTCCATGATATCACATATAGATGTAGCATGAAGTAGattattatgattttatacATCTGCTCACCGTTCCATTAGGAAGAGTGTGGTTTCTCTTGGGCTGTAATACTTGTCTTGGGAGCATGCATAATTTATACAGGAGCGTATCTGATTTGGAAAAGGACAAGTATGTGAAGTCTGGGGAGACAAGCACCAGATTGCTGGAACCAGAAATTCCTCCATACTATCTTTCTTACTCCTACACCTAAACCGGTGTGACCATATCCTTTGGAATGGACCTCGTTCCAAAATAGAGTtggaacaaatattttaaaaacgttttagtgttttataaataaaaaatcttaaaatatgtatatttttgtaaaaaaaattatgaaaatattttttaaaaaagctctTCTCCAAGTATAGTTTTTAAAGAATATTTGAGAGTtattttttgatgtttttaGAATAATAGATAAAGGTATCCAAAgactttttaactttaaaaaggTTTTTATGGAGTTGTCTATAAACATATTCATTCTTAaaccaatttttaaaattttttataaaaattttgtaaattatttttttaaaaaatattttataaatgtttGTCCAAAAGGAGACGCGACTCATGATTTAACGCTAAAATTACACAAGAAGTAACTTTTTAGCGTTATTCGGGAGGGACATTCGTTTATGCTATATAAGGTGAAATTAATATATCGCAAGCTTTcccctaaaaaaaaaattcttacaaatttgtataaaaaatacattattCTAACCACcttaaaaaataactaaataaatctctacatcaaaattttctgaaaatttaattataaaaatttgttattttttatattatttgttatattcaaattttaataaaaaatacggttttaaatttaaatatactcattattataatataaaaagtaaaaaccATCTTATTTTAAGTAAAGCTACTTTTTATAAAAACTATATGATTGATGTGATTAGTTTAAAGTTATATTAAGAATCATATTTTCACTAAATGGTGCTTGTAAAAACAATTTAATGTCAAGttgggaaaattattttaaattttttttaatcgggTTTTGAGGATGAAACGTGGTAGTATACACTTTTTTagagaaaaaattaatattttttagaatttcTGTATCTAAACATTAATGAATAATTGCTAAGAGCTGTTATATTCTCTAAAAATGTTCACATTTGTGTtactcaaatattatttttgtaaaactATAGAGGGCAATGAAGTTTAAAGAAAATTCAatagtattttattattttcaatttttaaattaaaaatgaaatagcatacaatcttttttaaaaaaaactcaaatatattctaaaacaactcaaatattctttttttataCTCTTTTTTTATTCAGAAAATTACCCGATATTATTAAATTAGATATAATCTCAACTGTGGGACTAAGTGTTTATAgttgatgaaaatataaatcaaaacaGATTTTTTGATTAGGGTGGGTCAAATACCTAACCACCCTGATAATCCCAACAAAATAGAAATTATTGTTCACATGTCAAAATATGGATAATCCAAACTGAATGCCATAAAATCGATCATTAGACCTGTTGAAAGGCACATATTATCACATTATGTTACCAGAAAGTAAAACTAAGAATTATATACTAGGTGCCATTTATCCGATAAAGCAAATATTTTGGGCTGATAGGCGAAATTTACGACTTAGGATCTAATCCTTTATAATCTGCCATTCCATAAGGCTCAAACAAATCTTTGAAGAACCCTTTCTTTCTTCTTGGATTGCACCCAATATCTTTGCAGAGTTGATCATTGTACCAAATATGAGTGCTTGCAATACAAGCTCTTCTGTACATATTGTTGCCGGCATACTTCTTCATATGATTCTCCCACATCTTGACATCATTTTCCATTTGTTCCACACTTGGAAATTGAAACTTTTGATCTAGAAAGAATGAGAGCCATTGACACCTCATCTCGAATGTGTAGAGGTTCGCAATCGACTCGGAGTAGCCCACTACTGCTAGTTGAGGGATTCTTGGATGGATCATTTGTCTGCATTAAACCAACATAGTCTAGGTgtcaataaatcataaaatgaaATACAATTGTCCCTGCCAAACCATAAGGGAAAGTGAAGCTTCTATTTCGGGGGCATAGGACTCGTGTTCTCAGAGCCACGTTGGCCAAACTAATCCAGAGTCGAGCAGAGACGACCTTATTATAGTCAGAagctttcccagtatatatttCTTTATTCACAAGAGTGGAACTTGACATGCTGCTTAAGGGGGATCAAGTTCCTTAACACTCGGAGTAACACCCATCGATGATTGTAGCTATACTTAGTGACAGAGTATCAAGTATGTGTAGTGTGTTGAAACAAAGTATTAATGACAaagataattaaataatttcaacaaaaaGAACCCAACCGCTTGAAACGAACACAAAGTTTTCAAGTATTTTCCACGTAAAATCATATggtttttattaatatatacttGTCCCAAGAAAGTTATTCAATGACACTTGGTTCAACAGTCTTAAGACAAGCAACATTACCTATACAGAGGAACTGAAGAGGTTGGAGTTCCTGCAATGATGTTAGCGAAATTTGGAGAGGCAAAGATATTCTTGAGCTTTTGATCACCCCTATAGCCCGTGGCAAAAAACACGACGTCCGCTTTCAAGGGATCGACCTCTCCATCGACTAGCAAACCTTCTTTGCAGAAGCTAAAACGTTTTGATTTCTTCAGAACGATGCTCCCTTCTTCAACTCCATCAAAGAACTTATCCGGTAGGAAAAATAGCGTACAAGAAGATATTTCATCAACAAAACTACACTTCGGTATCATCCCGTATTTTCTTAAGGGAAGTTTCCATCTAAGGTAGCTCTCAACAAACTTCGACATGCCCCATCGCTACACGGTAAAAGAAGCACATTGACTAGTCATAAATTATGAATATTGAAATCCATTGATCAACAGCACAAGTTTTATTGGTCGAAGGATTACCAAAGGTGTAAGTAGAAATGCTAAGATCTTGTGAAAGAACCCTTCCCCAGGTTTATGAATCATTAGCTCTGAGAATCGGTTGAAAAACAAATAACCGAAGTTAACTCCCCATGGTTCCGCATCAGGAAGCATCCAATGAATGGTTCTTTGGATCATAGTGCACGGTTTCTCGATCCCTGATCACCGAGTATGAATTAAAATTCAATCATTTACGCATTAGATGAACGAAACAGATCGAATTTTTGTACCATTTTCCTGAGCACATTCGAATGCAATGTCGACTGCTGATTTCCCAGAACCTATGACCACAATGTTCTTTCCTTTAATGAAATTTGCAGCACTTGCATTGTCCATGGCTGAGTAATCCATCGAGTGGATTACTTTCCCTGAGAACACATCCGGGCCGTGGCCTTCGGGGAATTCCGGGATGTCCGCTAATCCACTGAATCTTCCAATACACAGTATCACAAACTCAGCCTCATACACCTGCCAACATAGCTTGTATAATATCACAAATTCATCCCGCAGTTTATCACTATTCTTAATTATCTACACAACAATAACATCAAATTGCGCACAATTCAGAACGATTACCTTCGTCGAATCCTCCTTCGTGTGATGAACTTCCAAATTCCATTTCCCTTTGGATCCGAAAGCTTTTCCATCTCCACCCCACAATTCGTAAGACTGAATCTCATCTTCAGACTCCCCCACGTAGTCAATACTAACCACTTCACTGTTGAATTTCACATATTGCAACAGATCAAAATGTTGAGCATAAGATTGAATGTACTCCAGAAGCTGGGAGCTGTGGGGGAACATTTCTTTGACAGAATCCGGCCATGGGAAATCGGAAAATTGGTAGTATGGTTTCGCATTCTGAAGTTTGGTGTGCTCGATGGTTTGCGTCCAGAGCCCACCAACTTGATCTTTCGCTTCAAAAACAATGGTTTTGAACCCTTTGGATACTGCGCATTTGCAGGCAAGAAGGCCACTGACTCCTGCTCCGATGATTGCTACCCTTTTCTCCATTGATGAAATCTtggaaattttgagagaaatttCTTATGCGACTGTCATAAAAGCTAAAGATTTTCCACATAAGAACTTGAATTTCGGGCTGGCATTATTTTATAGTATATTTCTTGTCTCTTTTGATCTATCTGACGCAGAATTCGATATAttatgttttcatgaaaataGCGCGTTCTCAtctttagttttttaaaaagatttttttaactATGGGATGAGTGCTCGAACATTAGAGCAACTACAACTTTAACATCACAGCGGTATTAACACCAATGTGGTGTTAAAAGATTCTTGCTCCAATCCAGCGTCAGGCGCAACATTGTCGTACGATGACCCAGACACTTCTCAGGTATCAATTGTCGGCGAAATGGGGCCAAAATTAGGCAGACTTCTGTGAATGGAAAACAGAGAACTCAAATTTGGATGAAGGCAAATACAATTGATATTTGCCTTCTTGCGCTTACAAGTCACGGGAGCTATGTAAAAAGAGCTCTTTTCTATCCGTTGAGATCATCTCATTATCAAGACTCCTCTTGAGTTTTCTTATTCATCATATTAGTTTTATAGTATTTGTGAGGtatttgttctcctgtattaaaaGAGTATGTGttttctttggaaacacagtgagtgagttgtacaccacaaaatattatagtagaatttttttcatcttgctcgtggtttttacccaaataatttttagggttttctacgtaaatctcggtgttcattttattctttattttcaaatttattatcttAAATTACCGCACGTGGGATCAACATCAATGACATTTATGGTGAATCAATTGGTTGATGGAAAAGAAGTTGCTTTTTTATGGATATGAgggaaaaaataatatgttggaTTGGGCTGAATCCATCAGCGTGGTTAAGAAAGTTTTGCATTTGATTTTATCATCATAACAGTACAGCATGGTCATGTTCTCAAACCAGACCAAATATGCTTCGGGATCTGTGTTTCTGTCATACTCTCTAACTTCTGTTGACTTGTAATGGGCATGCAGTGGTTCATTTACTATCTCAACGAAGAAAAGACACTCTCTTGGATGGATTCGAGCAATTTGAGAGG comes from Primulina huaijiensis isolate GDHJ02 chromosome 2, ASM1229523v2, whole genome shotgun sequence and encodes:
- the LOC140971083 gene encoding probable flavin-containing monooxygenase 1 isoform X2 — translated: MEKRVAIIGAGVSGLLACKCAVSKGFKTIVFEAKDQVGGLWTQTIEHTKLQNAKPYYQFSDFPWPDSVKEMFPHSSQLLEYIQSYAQHFDLLQYVKFNSEVVSIDYVGESEDEIQSYELWGGDGKAFGSKGKWNLEVHHTKEDSTKVYEAEFVILCIGRFSGLADIPEFPEGHGPDVFSGKVIHSMDYSAMDNASAANFIKGKNIVVIGSGKSAVDIAFECAQENGIEKPCTMIQRTIHWMLPDAEPWGVNFGYLFFNRFSELMIHKPGEGFFHKILAFLLTPLRWGMSKFVESYLRWKLPLRKYGMIPKCSFVDEISSCTLFFLPDKFFDGVEEGSIVLKKSKRFSFCKEGLLVDGEVDPLKADVVFFATGYRGDQKLKNIFASPNFANIIAGTPTSSVPLYRQMIHPRIPQLAVVGYSESIANLYTFEMRCQWLSFFLDQKFQFPSVEQMENDVKMWENHMKKYAGNNMYRRACIASTHIWYNDQLCKDIGCNPRRKKGFFKDLFEPYGMADYKGLDPKS
- the LOC140971083 gene encoding probable flavin-containing monooxygenase 1 isoform X1; the protein is MEKRVAIIGAGVSGLLACKCAVSKGFKTIVFEAKDQVGGLWTQTIEHTKLQNAKPYYQFSDFPWPDSVKEMFPHSSQLLEYIQSYAQHFDLLQYVKFNSEVVSIDYVGESEDEIQSYELWGGDGKAFGSKGKWNLEVHHTKEDSTKLCWQVYEAEFVILCIGRFSGLADIPEFPEGHGPDVFSGKVIHSMDYSAMDNASAANFIKGKNIVVIGSGKSAVDIAFECAQENGIEKPCTMIQRTIHWMLPDAEPWGVNFGYLFFNRFSELMIHKPGEGFFHKILAFLLTPLRWGMSKFVESYLRWKLPLRKYGMIPKCSFVDEISSCTLFFLPDKFFDGVEEGSIVLKKSKRFSFCKEGLLVDGEVDPLKADVVFFATGYRGDQKLKNIFASPNFANIIAGTPTSSVPLYRQMIHPRIPQLAVVGYSESIANLYTFEMRCQWLSFFLDQKFQFPSVEQMENDVKMWENHMKKYAGNNMYRRACIASTHIWYNDQLCKDIGCNPRRKKGFFKDLFEPYGMADYKGLDPKS